In Aspergillus nidulans FGSC A4 chromosome II, the genomic stretch CACGAGGAGAAGCTCGGCATCGAGCCGCAGCTTAAGGAGAAGGTCACAAATGAGTCCAACGGTTTACCAAGAAGCAAACGCTCGGTTAAAACAGTCATCCTTCCGGCGCCGGCATCTCACGCCCTCCTGTACGACCGTGCGACATACCGCACTCTTGCAGGTATTATCCAGGACTTCGTTTCCCAACATGCAGACCACAGGCTGAACCTCGGGTGGCAACTGCAATATCTGAACACGTCGGGTAAATGGGACGTGAAGAATCTggcgaagtggaagaaggtgcCTCCAGTTTCCGATCGTATTGCCAATACATTCGTCGCGCTCAAGATGCTGCGTGAAGTCGACGAAGAACACAACCCAGTTCTCTTCTCAAAAGCACACCGCGATAATATCTACACTGTGATAGATATCAGCCACGAGAGCCCTGTCTACAACCCAGCTTCTCTGGAGGCTGGCGGCATTCATTACCAAAAATATCCGACCGTGTCCAAAATTCCTCCAACACCAGATGAAGTCCGCGACTTTATCGCGCTGGTGGATCGCCTGCAGAAGGAGATCACCGAAAAAATGGAGAAATCTAATACCAGCGGCGCCGCCCGTCTCCGGCCTGTGGTCGGTGTACACTGCCACTACGGCTTCAACCGAACCGGCTTCTTGATCGTTAGCTACCTGATTGAGCGATGCGGATTCGGTGTCCAAGAAGCCATTGATGAGTTCGAGAAGCGTCGTCCGCCAGGAATCAGACATGCACACTTCATTGATACATTGTTTGTGCGTTATTGCGTTGGCTTGAAGAGGGCACCTACGCTCTGAGTGTTTCAAGTATATGTTtactttctttctttgccttggGCGCTGGCGTTCGATATCACAGGCTACTGTTTGACTGTTTGACGAGTTATGATGATACCTTATCTTATGTTGCTTATAAACTGTACAATAGATGAATTGGGGATTCCAGGTTTGGTTCTTATGTTACATAGCGTGTTTCTGGACAATGGTCTGTTAACGGATTCTTGGACAAATGACGCTTGGAAAACCGGCTTGGACGAAGCTGTAGTACTAGCATTTCATTGAAGCAGCAGAGTAGAAAGTTGGAGTCCTTGGACTGTGCTGCTCCATGGTTTCCTTCTACGGCCAGTTCACTGGTGCAGTAGAGTCGTGAGCACTAAGTGATGAGATGATATACTGTAACAATGTGGTATTAAATGCCACGTCAGATAACCGCTTGACGAAGAGTCTGGTAGGATGAACAAAAAAATATACTGGTTCAAAGGGAACGTCTTGTTTCGACGATTCTCTACAAGTTGTTGACGAAGGCCAGGGGGGAAAAATGGTGTTTCTAATTGTAATATATACATTGAATAATGCATATCCCCCGCCAAAGAATATGTGTTTCAAATGCAGTTAGATAAGAATGTGCTATCATCCAGCATCTACAGAGCTCTCCTGCTCGTGCGCCTGTTCCTGTTCTAAAGGGACGTCGTCACCTACAGCAAACCCAACATTCTTCCCGGAGCCTGACTGCCGTTTTGgctcttcttcaaggacatcGCCATTCCAAGGCTTGCATTTCTTGACGAGCTCTCCGCAGCGCAAGCAGACCCAGCCTTCaccctcctcgccctcgagTTTCTGCACAATACAAACAAAACAGTAAATGCAGCCGCAGGGTATCGTTTCGTACGGGTTCGTAATGTCCGTCTGTGCAGAGCCGATGATCCCTCCTGCACCCGACGAAGCTGCAGCGATGACTTCAGTTTCTGTTGTTGCGGTATTGTTGGCTTTGTAGCAGATTGCGCAGGAGCGCTCAGGAAGGAAGGCGAGTTCGCCTTGCTTTTCGGaaacctcatcttcgtcgacgcTTGTCGATCGGATTGCCGACATGGCTTTGCGCCATGCGCGGGATACCCAGCGGCGCCAGCGGCTTATGCCGacgagtggaagaagaaatagaagGAATTCAGTAAATGCGTGCCATACTAGCTGGCGGTTTAGGTATTCGAAGGAGACCTCGCGGCTGGCTTGGGCGGAGGGGGGTGTAAGGCGCATGCGGAGGAGCCGGTCGATCAGTGTTCGGTAGCGACCGTCTACtaagaagatgagaaaagagaaaaatgCCGCAATGGAGTGTGTTGTGGAGAGGAAATTCGTGATTCGGGACAATGAACGGACTTCCGGTGACGGTTCCTCGTAGCCGCCTTCCCGGGAGATGAGCCAGCTCTCCCATTTGTCCCAGGCGTAGCGACCGCCTACTGTTAGGAGGCCGTATAGAGATTTCTGAAGCATCGTTGGCGTTGAGTGAACAGGGCCTTTGCTGCGACTGTCGACATATTTGAGACTTTGGAGGGCGGCGCCGTAAGAGGCGTCGTGGTCCCATATCGAGAGTTTGAAGAGGATCGCGCGGAGAACGAATTGAATTTCGTGGGACCAGTCATCGCGGAGATGTGGCTAGTAAAGTCAGTGAGCTGGCTGCCAGGAGATCAATTGAGAAGCCTACCCCAAAGTATTTGAGCGCATCTCCGACTTGCCCCTTCAGCAGGCCAAGTAACTCCTCGTCCAACAGTTCCGCGTCAACCTGACCAACACGAAATGCAGGCCTCGTCCCCTCGCGGCCTTTGATTGCATCCCATATTGAAAGTCCTGATCGCGACACTGTATTTAGTGGATAAGGAAGTCGTTGCACGGCGGGATGATTTACGATAGAGGTCCGTTGTTGTTCTGCGAGACGGCTCTGGGCTTCGGTCTCGCGTTTCCGTCGGCGTTCGAGAAcgcgctgctgagcagcggcaaagTTCGTCGAGCTCATCGTTTTAACATCGCGTGATAGAAGTGTTGAAACAGCATGTACTTGTTGTCGGCATCAAGTCGAGTCTCCAGCTATGCTCCGGTCGGTTCCCCAGATTGCCCGGCAATCAGCCGAGGTTGACTGGCGCACGTGATAACTAAGGGTGTGGACAAAACATGCTTACTAAAAAGTAATCCATGGCCGAGCAACGGATAGGCCGAACAGCGATTTGACCACCCCGCATAAATATTATCAAATTATGCATAATCATTTGATCAGCTACATAATTACTTATTAGGCCATTTTTCTGACAGTATGTCCTTTTAATCTTGCAGTCACTGCATTATGGTGGAGCATGTTGAATGACAGATTATATTGTCAAGTATACATGTCTTCTCCTTTCTATTTTCTGCTTATTTTCTTGTCCTAGGACCTTTATTTTATATAGATAAAAGGGGTTTTGAATGCAGTCAGGCCCTATGATTGTACTTTAATTAGACGGCCTGGATCTCTCTAATTATTGTGGAAGTAGTGAGAGGAGATTCTGATATCAAGGAATAAACCCTTCGCAACAGCTATTATCAATTGATAAATTGACCTGTATCTTGCGGGGATGTTAGTCTATCTTCAGCGGCATGACTCGCCATACTGAGGTATTTGTATCACTGAGCTTTGCAAAGTATATAAATACATCTTGGGACCTCAGTTCGGTGATGAGTTACCTATCTCAGGGTAGTTTATGGCATCTTGAAACTTGCTGGTACTTATTCACCATGCGGTTCATGgtttccttctccagcaaatTCGTAAACTGCTGCAGGGTGAAAGTAAAGCACGCAATACTCTTTAAGATGGTCATCCTGCTTATGTGGACAGGATCAGNNNNNNNNNNNNNNNNNNNNNNNNNNNNNNNNNNNNNNNNNNNNNNNNNNNNNNNNNNNNNNNNNNNNNNNNNNNNNNNNNNNNNNNNNNNNNNNNNNNNATCAGCTGATAAGATTTGCCAGATAAGCTTCGCCCAAACGGGCTGTCTGTTGGGCTCGCTACTCCCGAGgtcatcttcctccaactGCTGATCATCACCACCCCCGGCCAGCCGATACTACCTCCCATCACACTAGCATAGTTCTAGTGTGAGGGGTGAGGGGATCATGACCCGAATGACTGCTGAAGACAAGGCATTGCTTGCTGGGCTATAGTTGATGTTACATCTGCAGggccacctcctcccccttGCAGCCCTCTATAAGCGAGCAGATCCCCTCCGTCCGGTCAATCAATCGAGATCTCGCGAATATCCAAATCTTAAGGCTTCAGAGGTTATTCACAATGAAGTCCTCGCTTGTAATTCTCCTAGGCGCTGTTGCTTCAACCGTCGCTCAGACTGCGACAACGACCGAGCCGTCGTTGTCGGACATTGCCGCCAGTGCTGCCACTATTGAGCCTTATTCTCCAGTTTCCAACGTCGAGGGCCTTGCTTTCCAGCGGATCTTCCAGGTTTGGTTCGAGAATATCGTAGGTCCGCTGCACTCATTGTGTCTCCCTACCTACTAAAATTGGTCTCTTCGATAGGATTACGAGGATGCCGCGGCGAATGAGAACCTGCAGTGGCTAGCGAAACAAGGAATCGTCCTGTAAGTTTGCTGAACGTGCATTCCGGTTGCCTTCTGACCATAACAGGTCAAACTTCTATGCGGTCACTCATCCCTCTCAACCAAACTACTGCGCTGCAGCAGGAGGCGATACATTTGGCATGGATCATGACGATTTCCTGCGAATTCCGGCCAATGTTTCCACTGTCGTAGATCTCCTAGATACCAAGTACATCGCCTGGGCTGAGTACCAGGAACACATGCCCTACCCCGGCTTTGAAGGATTCAACTATTCAAACCAAGAGACCTACGCCGACGATTATGTGCGAAAGCACAACCCGCTTATCTTGTACGACTCTGTCGCTGAGAATGACATGCGCCGGCGTCAGATCAAGAACTTTACACATTTCGACGATGATCTAGCCAGCGAGAAGCTTCCCCAATGGGCCTTCTTTACGCCCAACATGACCAATGACGCCCATGACACCAACATAACCTTCGCTGCTAATTGGCTTCGTGGCTGGATTTCGCCTCTGCTCGAGAACGACTACTTCATGAACGACACTCTTATCCTCATCACTTTCGACGAGGATAAAACTTTCCCGAAAGACAACCGCATCTTCAGCATTCTCCTGGGAGGCGCTGTCCCCGAGAACCTACATGGAACTGAAGACAATACCTTCTACACCCATTACTCGGTCATCGCCTCTGTCTCAGCCAACTGGGGTCTTCCATCCCTAGGCCGTTGGGATTGCGGGGCTAATATCCTTGAAATCGTAGCCAATAAGACTGGCTATGTCAACTACAAAGTTGACACAACGAACCTTAGACTCAACCAGACTTATCCCGGCCCTCTCTCGAATGGGGATTTGTCCGAATACTCGCCGGTATGGCCAAACCCATTGACCGAGGGCGACTGTTCAGCGGGTCATGGGATCCTTGACACGGTCAAGGAGACATATGCTGGGACTCAGCCCACGTATAACTACACCAGCCCTTTCCCTTACGATTCTAAGAGTGGGTACAACGAAGATGTTGATGCGACCCGCAAAAGCTCATAGTTCCATAGCAACAGCGACTCCGCCGGTTCCTTCGTCGAATGCGGCAATTTACCGGAAGACTGCGCTACTATATGTGTATGCTGTTTTTATGTGGTTACTTGTGCAAGATATCATATGAATCAATATATAACGGCATTATCCTGAAGAAAGACTTCGCTCCCTTTCAATCTTATTAGGGCCCAGCTAGTCCTCAATCGTAGTCACGACCGTGAGATGGTTTTCTCGTCCGTCACTCAGTCAACTATAACTTCAATTCTGATCCGCTCAAGAGCTCATCTTGATCAAAATCGTCTTGGTCTCAAGGAAGTTGTCAAGACTGTGCATGAAGCCCTCACGCCCAACACCACTCATCTTGTACCCACCAAACGGCATGTCCTTGGCGACATTAGGACTTGTAGTGTTGACGCCAACAGTACCAGCTTCCAGGAGCTTCGAGGTACGCACTGCGCGGTCTAGATCCTTTGTGAAGACGGATGCATACAGCCCAAACTCCGATGCATTAGCCTTCTTAAtggcctcctcctctgtTTTGAAGGTGTTGATCACAACAACTGGACCAAAAACCTCCTCTTTCACGATGCGCGAGTCCTCAGGGACACCCTCAAAGACAGTTGGCTTGACAAAGTACCCATTGCCTGCATCACCACCCATGCTAAGTTTTCCGTCCTGTTCACCGATAGTGATATAAGACTTTACACGCTCGTACTGCAGCCCATCGACCTGTGGACCGTGTGTTGTGCCTGATTCGAGCGGGTTACCAAGGACCGCGCTTCCGAACTTTTCCTTGAACAAGGCCAAGAACTCGTCAGCCACAGACTCCTGGACGTATATCCGGGAGTTCGCCATGCAGGTCTGTCCGCTCAGGCACTGGATACTGAACTGTGTCGCTTGGGCGGCGTTTTCTAGGTCGgcgtcctcgaagatgagagcAGGTGACTTTCCGCCGAGTTCCATGTGCACAATCTTCATGTTCGATGCGGCGGCCGCTGCTTGAATCCTTTGGCCTGTGAACGAGGAGCCTGTAAAGCTGAGGCAACGCACGTCCATGTGTGATGCTAGCGTGCTGCCGGCGGGGGTACCGAAGCCGGACAGAATGTTGATGACGCCAGGTGGGAAGCCGGCTTCGGCGATCAGCGTGGCTGCCAGGGCGGACTTAGTGTGTTAGATAAGAGCAGACGGCATGGGTTTTAAGATGTCTTACAGTCAATGGCGCCttctcgctgctcttcagaaCGACCGTGTTTCCAGCCGCCAGAGCCGGCGCAACCTTGAATGCGAAAAATGCCATGGGCACGTTCCAGGGGATAATGCAAGCAACGACGCCATAAGGCTGCTTGACGGTCATGTTAAGGTGGCCGGGCGTGTTCAAGCTAGATGTCCCCTGGACCGTCCAACCAGCCTCAGCGAAGTAGGAGAAAGTATCTGCTGAAACGGTAGCATCGAAATACCGCGATACAGGCCTTCCAGTGGACAAGGCCTCCAACCGCGCAAACTCCTCGTTGTTTTCACGAATTAGAGCGGCCAGCTTGTGGAGACAGGCGCCTCTATCAGCGGGGGAGCGATCTCTCCACGCCGGGAATGCTGCTTTGGCAGCTGCGACGGCATTGTTTGTGTCTTCTTCAGTGGCCTGGGAAACTGTTGCAGGGTCAGTCCATTATTCGAACTCCGAACAGAGAGCTATATTAATTCTGACTGCCGAACCTTCTGCAACTGAATTCTGCGTGAATGGGTCGATCAGACTGAATGTCTTCCCATCGGACGAGGGTTGGAACTATATCCATTAGATTATTATTTCACAAACTGATGCAGCACGGCCATTGACAAACTTCGCCATTGATAAAGAGACGAGTCTCGACAGACTTCCCGCTGCCGTTGGTGCTTGGAACTTCGACTTGGGCCATCCTGATGTAGGGTTTGCAAGCAGTCAGAGCGCAAGCACTGGGCAGATTAGCCAAACCAAGGACCGCGACCATGGTTTTATAGTCTCCATTATTTCCGAGTCCCAGGCCCGTCTCAACCTCTAAAGTCTCGTTGTTCTGAAATTGGAGGCGTGGGTCCGCAAACTTCTCCGCAAAACATAGAAGAATATAAGAACCTGGATGGCGCACTAAGATGCTTAGTCCAAGATGGTTACTTGGTGGGGCCACATTATTACTCGACGCTGACCTGGTCGATGGGGCGTACACAATATGTCCCGCGTACGGTTGATAGAGGGGGCGGTACGCTTTAACTGATTCAGAAAGGTGCGGAGCTTCGAGTTCAATTGCTACACGGTAATAAACAATACTCATATGTGGGGCGTTTCAAAGCATGACGGGTGAAGGTATTGACCGAGGCAGGtagatggaagagatgggATTTGCTGTATAACAGAGCTCAAGCCCTAGGTTGCTGTCTCAATATGGTCTAGCGTCAAGGGTCATAACCTAGGGCTCCTTTTCGGAAAAACTAAATTCCGTGTTATGCCGCAGGTGGGGAGTCAGCATAAAGAGTACAATGCAAGAAAGCTGCAGGCCCGCCGAAAACGCGCCACAAACACCGTCAACCAGCTAAACGCTCCTAGGCTTCGACGTTCTTGTTTCTATGGCTTGTCGGTCTTAGAGACTGTCACATACATTGAACTTGAGCTATAAGTTCGCCTTGGAGCTACTATCTCGGTGTTAATAGATCGGGGCTCCTCTTGCAT encodes the following:
- a CDS encoding protein pexB (transcript_id=CADANIAT00004625), translating into MSSTNFAAAQQRVLERRRKRETEAQSRLAEQQRTSIVNHPAVQRLPYPLNTVSRSGLSIWDAIKGREGTRPAFRVGQVDAELLDEELLGLLKGQVGDALKYFGPHLRDDWSHEIQFVLRAILFKLSIWDHDASYGAALQSLKYVDSRSKGPVHSTPTMLQKSLYGLLTVGGRYAWDKWESWLISREGGYEEPSPEVRSLSRITNFLSTTHSIAAFFSFLIFLVDGRYRTLIDRLLRMRLTPPSAQASREVSFEYLNRQLVWHAFTEFLLFLLPLVGISRWRRWVSRAWRKAMSAIRSTSVDEDEVSEKQGELAFLPERSCAICYKANNTATTETEVIAAASSGAGGIIGSAQTDITNPYETIPCGCIYCFVCIVQKLEGEEGEGWVCLRCGELVKKCKPWNGDVLEEEPKRQSGSGKNVGFAVGDDVPLEQEQAHEQESSVDAG
- a CDS encoding aldehyde dehydrogenase family protein (transcript_id=CADANIAT00004627) gives rise to the protein MAQVEVPSTNGSGKSVETRLFINGEFQPSSDGKTFSLIDPFTQNSVAEVSQATEEDTNNAVAAAKAAFPAWRDRSPADRGACLHKLAALIRENNEEFARLEALSTGRPVSRYFDATVSADTFSYFAEAGWTVQGTSSLNTPGHLNMTVKQPYGVVACIIPWNVPMAFFAFKVAPALAAGNTVVLKSSEKAPLTSALAATLIAEAGFPPGVINILSGFGTPAGSTLASHMDVRCLSFTGSSFTGQRIQAAAAASNMKIVHMELGGKSPALIFEDADLENAAQATQFSIQCLSGQTCMANSRIYVQESVADEFLALFKEKFGSAVLGNPLESGTTHGPQVDGLQYERVKSYITIGEQDGKLSMGGDAGNGYFVKPTVFEGVPEDSRIVKEEVFGPVVVINTFKTEEEAIKKANASEFGLYASVFTKDLDRAVRTSKLLEAGTVGVNTTSPNVAKDMPFGGYKMSGVGREGFMHSLDNFLETKTILIKMSS
- a CDS encoding acid phosphatase PHOa (transcript_id=CADANIAT00004626), producing MKSSLVILLGAVASTVAQTATTTEPSLSDIAASAATIEPYSPVSNVEGLAFQRIFQVWFENIDYEDAAANENLQWLAKQGIVLSNFYAVTHPSQPNYCAAAGGDTFGMDHDDFLRIPANVSTVVDLLDTKYIAWAEYQEHMPYPGFEGFNYSNQETYADDYVRKHNPLILYDSVAENDMRRRQIKNFTHFDDDLASEKLPQWAFFTPNMTNDAHDTNITFAANWLRGWISPLLENDYFMNDTLILITFDEDKTFPKDNRIFSILLGGAVPENLHGTEDNTFYTHYSVIASVSANWGLPSLGRWDCGANILEIVANKTGYVNYKVDTTNLRLNQTYPGPLSNGDLSEYSPVWPNPLTEGDCSAGHGILDTVKETYAGTQPTYNYTSPFPYDSKSGYNEDVDATRKSS